In the Lactobacillus paragasseri genome, ATACCAATTGTGCAGCATTCAATATAGCTCCAGGAAAGCCCAGAATCCAAATTAATTTTCGAAGATATGTTTGAGTTGGCCTACCTGGTGCGATTCCTAAGATATAATTATGATTATTTCTCATCGCCTTTGCCTGATCTTTAGGATTGAAAGCAACAAACATGAAAAAGTAAAATAGTAAAATTGCCATTACAGTTGAAAAAGTAGCTGAAAATTGCCAACTATTGAGTAATTTATTAGAACTAAAATATGGTGCAATCATCACCGGCAAAGTTAAAATGGCCATTCCAACCATGTACATCATCATTGCTGCCATGTTTAAACCAATTGGAACAAGCATAGCTTTGCTTTTCGACGGTAAACTCGGATTAATAACTCTTAATGGATAGTAAGTTTTATTAAATGCCATCCAAAATAGAATAAATAGCAAAATAAACATAAGTAATAAAGTAATCCAGATCCAAGAGTTTTTAAACTTTAGCAACATCTTAATATTATTAAAAATATTTGGAATGGCGCCGGTCATAATACTAGTCAAAATAATTGGAGCACTTGCACCAACTCCATATTTAATATTCCGATAGCATAGCCAAACAACTAGACAAGATCCAGCAATTAAAATTACAATCATCTCAAAGTCCCGCCAGAAATCCCTTTGTGGCGTCATACCAAAGACTAAAAGAACTGCTTGTAAAATTGTTAAAGCAAGTGTAATCACCTGCATAAAAAATTCAATTTGCGGCTGAGATAGTGCATCAAAACCGAAAAGCTTGGTCATCATTAACAACTGCAAGATCAACATTGAAAACATAAGTGGATTAAGTCCCACAGAAAAAATTGATATGCGAGCATAATTGGCTCCGCTAAATACTCCTAGCAAGGTAATCGGAGTGTGATTCATAGTTTGTGCATATTGCTTCGTAATCTCTGCAAACGGCAATGGAATATATGTCCCCATGACATAGATAATTACAATTCCTAAACTGAAACTAACTCTTTTAATGACATTCAAGAGATTTTTGTTTTTTATCAAAATAAAATGCCTCGTTATTGTATGTTGGAACTTAACTTATTTGTTATACAACTATAGTCTATCATTTTTTAGAGTTAACATTACAACTGTTTTGTTTTTTAATATATTAAAATAATTTTTTTGTAAAAAAATACCCCT is a window encoding:
- the secY2 gene encoding accessory Sec system protein translocase subunit SecY2; amino-acid sequence: MIKNKNLLNVIKRVSFSLGIVIIYVMGTYIPLPFAEITKQYAQTMNHTPITLLGVFSGANYARISIFSVGLNPLMFSMLILQLLMMTKLFGFDALSQPQIEFFMQVITLALTILQAVLLVFGMTPQRDFWRDFEMIVILIAGSCLVVWLCYRNIKYGVGASAPIILTSIMTGAIPNIFNNIKMLLKFKNSWIWITLLLMFILLFILFWMAFNKTYYPLRVINPSLPSKSKAMLVPIGLNMAAMMMYMVGMAILTLPVMIAPYFSSNKLLNSWQFSATFSTVMAILLFYFFMFVAFNPKDQAKAMRNNHNYILGIAPGRPTQTYLRKLIWILGFPGAILNAAQLVLGLYGSRFMGRYAGFAVIPMNVVMIVMFMSGIRDQVATLLFPYKYDRLEREK